In the Muricauda sp. MAR_2010_75 genome, one interval contains:
- a CDS encoding ABC transporter permease: MFKNNIKIAWRNLTKRKVFTAINILGLAIGFGSSVLIYLFLTYHFSFDNFHENSDLIYRVVTEEQRDYIDYEASVPPAFAKVFREDYNYAEKVAKVVSWENYQLNVGEGTAGKSFKEDAVFAEPDFFEIMTVPILGNLSARSLEEPNTAYISESMAHKMYGDGNPLGKTFLFDNKETIEVIGVLKNTPKTSVVPEEIFISYVTLEKFNDFTAQETWGGISSDLQCFALLYPNQNIAEIEEVLAELPKKHRPESKNKHVYKLQPLSDIHFNPNYGGINPAVLWIFAIIGLFLIAVACINFINISTAQAFYRSKEIGIRKVLGSFKQHLFWQFLSETFVISLFAIGIGVVLAVLFLPSFNNLFELNLSIYSLLNYRFFVFLFVVLAVVSFLSGSYPGILMSRIVPVLALKGKLKHNDTGGSTTRKVLVVTQFAISITLIAATLIISNQIDYAVNSDLGFDKESIVMVGIPKELDKVQLNSLKDRISQIPGVTKVSACLTSPGGAVNNWGTSIKYHNRPEFEEFSIQAKLADVNYLNTFDIPLVAGRNYFENNSDSIAEVVVNEKLGEKLGVATPEELLGKQITANGGYINATIVGVVKDFHDNDFTEEISPIFIANQTRWFDEIAIKTSGQNIRHVLNQIGEHWSNAFQGYIYEPRFLDERVAEQYETEQRYLSLSKVFSALAILIGCLGLYGLILFFVGQRTKEIGIRKVLGSNIANILALFTVDFFRLIVIAGLVATPIAWYFMELWLQGYTYRTQIHWWVFAIAIMAIMIITLITISYQTLKVAMANPVKSLRTE, translated from the coding sequence GTGTTCAAAAACAACATTAAAATAGCTTGGCGAAATCTTACCAAAAGAAAGGTGTTCACGGCCATAAACATACTGGGATTGGCCATTGGCTTTGGCAGTAGTGTTTTAATCTATTTGTTTTTGACATATCACTTTTCCTTTGACAATTTCCATGAAAACAGTGACCTAATCTACCGAGTGGTCACAGAAGAGCAAAGGGATTATATCGACTATGAAGCCAGCGTGCCTCCCGCTTTTGCCAAGGTATTTCGGGAGGATTACAACTACGCGGAAAAGGTGGCAAAGGTGGTTTCTTGGGAAAATTACCAACTCAATGTGGGTGAAGGCACAGCCGGTAAATCATTCAAAGAAGATGCGGTTTTTGCGGAACCCGATTTCTTTGAAATTATGACTGTCCCCATATTGGGAAATTTAAGTGCCCGTTCCTTGGAGGAGCCGAATACGGCTTATATCAGTGAGAGCATGGCGCATAAAATGTATGGCGACGGGAATCCCCTCGGAAAAACCTTCTTGTTCGACAATAAGGAGACCATTGAGGTCATTGGTGTTCTAAAAAACACACCGAAGACTTCCGTTGTTCCTGAAGAGATCTTTATCTCTTATGTTACCTTGGAAAAATTCAATGACTTTACCGCACAGGAAACCTGGGGTGGCATTTCTTCCGATTTGCAATGTTTTGCATTGTTGTATCCCAATCAAAATATTGCCGAAATTGAAGAGGTTTTGGCCGAGCTTCCAAAAAAACATCGCCCAGAGAGCAAAAACAAGCATGTATATAAGCTCCAGCCTCTATCCGATATTCATTTTAACCCAAACTATGGTGGAATCAACCCGGCTGTACTTTGGATTTTTGCGATTATCGGGCTTTTTCTGATCGCTGTGGCTTGTATCAACTTTATTAATATTTCCACAGCACAGGCCTTTTATCGCTCAAAGGAAATTGGCATTAGAAAGGTGCTGGGAAGTTTTAAACAACATCTGTTTTGGCAGTTTCTTTCGGAAACCTTTGTTATTAGCCTGTTTGCTATTGGCATTGGTGTGGTTCTAGCAGTTTTGTTCCTTCCATCATTCAACAATCTTTTTGAATTGAATCTATCCATATATAGCTTGTTGAATTACCGCTTTTTTGTTTTTCTATTTGTTGTTCTGGCTGTGGTTTCATTTTTATCGGGAAGTTATCCTGGCATTTTAATGTCGCGAATCGTCCCTGTTTTGGCCTTGAAAGGAAAATTAAAGCATAACGATACGGGAGGAAGCACTACACGAAAAGTTCTTGTTGTGACCCAATTTGCCATTTCCATAACCTTGATTGCCGCGACCTTGATCATATCAAACCAAATAGATTATGCGGTCAATTCTGATTTGGGCTTTGATAAGGAATCCATAGTTATGGTGGGCATCCCAAAAGAGTTGGATAAGGTTCAGCTCAATAGTTTAAAAGACCGGATTTCCCAAATTCCAGGGGTCACCAAAGTTTCAGCCTGTTTGACCAGCCCAGGTGGTGCCGTTAACAATTGGGGGACCAGTATTAAATATCACAACCGACCCGAATTTGAAGAATTCAGTATTCAAGCCAAACTGGCGGATGTAAATTACCTGAACACCTTTGACATACCCCTTGTGGCTGGAAGGAACTATTTTGAGAACAATTCTGATTCTATTGCCGAGGTGGTCGTGAATGAAAAACTGGGTGAGAAATTGGGTGTTGCCACCCCAGAAGAACTGTTGGGAAAACAAATTACGGCCAATGGTGGTTATATTAATGCCACCATAGTGGGCGTGGTCAAGGACTTTCATGACAACGACTTTACAGAAGAGATAAGCCCCATTTTCATTGCTAATCAAACACGTTGGTTTGATGAAATTGCCATAAAGACGAGTGGGCAAAATATAAGACATGTGCTGAACCAAATTGGGGAACACTGGTCTAATGCTTTCCAAGGTTACATCTATGAGCCTCGCTTTTTGGACGAAAGGGTTGCCGAACAATATGAGACCGAGCAGCGCTACCTTTCCCTGTCCAAAGTTTTTTCGGCATTGGCCATTTTAATCGGTTGCTTAGGACTTTATGGGCTCATTTTATTCTTTGTAGGCCAACGTACCAAGGAAATTGGAATACGAAAGGTGTTGGGAAGCAACATCGCAAATATTCTGGCTCTTTTTACAGTGGATTTCTTTAGACTGATTGTGATTGCAGGTCTAGTGGCCACCCCTATTGCATGGTATTTTATGGAACTATGGCTCCAAGGCTATACCTACAGAACCCAAATACATTGGTGGGTCTTTGCCATTGCCATTATGGCCATCATGATCATTACACTTATCACCATAAGTTATCAAACCTTAAAAGTTGCGATGGCCAATCCCGTGAAAAGCCTTCGAACCGAATAA
- a CDS encoding ABC transporter permease has translation MFKNNIKIAWRSLKKQPFFTFLNTFGLAIGIAGGILIALFIHDELSYDKMFADVDRIYRIDSDIKFGGAEMKSAEAAAPMAATMQRDFPQVESTVRFRDRGSLLLRKTGTETNTKELRITFVDSTFFDFFGVKLLVGDKKTALTEPNTLVLTKTAAEKHFGVQNALGQSMLLNNTDTYTVTGVIDDLPKNSFLREHSVFMAMSGYADSQDPNWGSNNYFTFVKLIPSANVEDFQEPLNGIVDDYIFPWAQQYFPGMTKESFIASGNYVNFYTQPLTDIHLYSHRDAEMSANSSIQNVYILAFIGLFLIVLASVNFMNLSTAQSLKRAKEVGVRKTLGSKKLDLIRQFLIESGLISFISLAVALIITLLVLPLFNELAGKSISLPYSSPVFWGILFVATLLLGLFSGSYPAFFLSRFMPVKTLKGGTHGDLGGGGIRNALVVFQFAISVFLIVGTIVVYQQLQFIQSKDLGFTKDQIVLVDDVFAVGDQTQSFKDEIVKLSQVESATLSYFFPTPSSRSNSSFFPEGSRNQEDALQMQTWYVDEDYIPTMNMDLIAGRNFNTDFPTDSTAVIVNEATLKVLGVGPEEALGMRVSQDTEVENPEFNTIIGVVKNFHYESLREDIGSLGLFFARTSGQLAVKLNPGDFSATLSSIEGIWDKFAPGQPFTYNFMDDSFNTTYEAEQRLGKIFVVFTILSILIACLGLFGLAAFNAQKRTKEIGVRKVLGATVGQITFRLTTDFLKMVGVAILISMPIGWFIMNKWLEDFSYRIEIGWWVFVLAAVLAVGVAVLTVGYQSIKAAVVNPVKSLRTE, from the coding sequence ATGTTCAAAAACAACATTAAAATAGCTTGGAGGAGTTTAAAAAAGCAACCCTTTTTTACGTTCCTCAACACCTTCGGCCTTGCCATTGGTATTGCCGGGGGAATATTGATCGCTTTGTTCATTCATGATGAATTGAGCTATGACAAAATGTTTGCCGATGTCGATCGCATTTACAGAATTGATAGTGATATTAAGTTTGGGGGTGCCGAAATGAAATCGGCAGAAGCTGCCGCGCCCATGGCCGCTACTATGCAAAGAGATTTCCCCCAAGTTGAATCAACAGTTCGCTTTAGGGATCGAGGGAGTTTGCTTCTTCGAAAAACAGGCACCGAAACCAATACCAAGGAACTTCGGATAACCTTTGTAGACTCCACTTTTTTCGACTTTTTTGGAGTAAAACTATTGGTGGGGGACAAAAAAACAGCCCTTACTGAACCCAATACCCTGGTTCTCACCAAAACGGCTGCAGAAAAACACTTTGGCGTGCAAAACGCCTTGGGACAAAGTATGTTGTTGAACAATACAGATACCTACACCGTAACAGGGGTCATAGACGATTTGCCAAAGAATTCTTTTTTAAGGGAGCATTCCGTTTTTATGGCAATGTCCGGCTATGCCGATTCCCAGGATCCAAATTGGGGAAGCAACAATTACTTCACCTTTGTTAAGTTGATTCCCTCTGCCAATGTTGAAGATTTTCAGGAACCATTAAACGGTATTGTGGATGATTACATATTTCCGTGGGCGCAGCAATATTTCCCTGGAATGACCAAAGAATCTTTTATTGCATCTGGGAACTATGTTAACTTCTACACCCAACCATTAACCGATATTCATCTGTATTCCCATCGCGATGCTGAAATGAGTGCCAACAGCAGCATACAGAATGTGTACATCCTTGCTTTCATTGGTTTGTTCCTAATTGTCTTGGCCAGCGTCAACTTCATGAACCTCTCCACTGCACAATCCCTAAAAAGGGCAAAAGAAGTAGGGGTAAGAAAGACGCTTGGATCTAAAAAATTAGATTTGATACGACAATTTCTCATAGAATCAGGGTTGATTTCCTTCATTTCATTGGCAGTGGCCTTGATCATCACCCTATTGGTGCTTCCTCTTTTCAATGAACTCGCCGGAAAATCCATTTCTTTGCCGTATTCGAGCCCGGTTTTCTGGGGAATACTCTTTGTGGCAACCCTATTGCTCGGGCTCTTTTCGGGCAGCTACCCCGCTTTCTTTTTATCCCGCTTTATGCCTGTTAAAACCTTGAAAGGGGGCACACATGGTGATTTGGGAGGAGGAGGCATTAGAAATGCGCTGGTGGTATTCCAATTTGCCATTTCTGTTTTCTTGATTGTGGGTACCATAGTTGTTTATCAACAGCTACAGTTTATACAAAGTAAAGATCTTGGGTTTACCAAAGACCAGATTGTGCTTGTTGACGATGTTTTTGCCGTTGGGGATCAAACGCAAAGCTTTAAGGACGAGATTGTTAAGCTCAGCCAAGTGGAAAGCGCAACATTGAGTTATTTTTTCCCAACTCCCTCTTCGCGCTCCAACAGTTCGTTCTTTCCTGAAGGGTCCAGAAATCAGGAAGATGCCCTTCAAATGCAAACTTGGTATGTTGATGAAGACTATATCCCCACAATGAACATGGATTTGATTGCCGGGCGCAACTTCAATACAGATTTTCCAACGGATTCAACAGCAGTAATTGTAAATGAAGCTACTCTAAAAGTTCTTGGTGTGGGGCCTGAGGAAGCCTTGGGGATGCGAGTCTCTCAGGATACAGAAGTGGAAAACCCAGAATTCAACACCATAATCGGTGTGGTCAAGAATTTTCATTACGAGTCCTTGCGCGAAGACATTGGATCACTGGGCCTATTTTTTGCCAGAACTTCTGGACAGCTTGCCGTAAAATTAAATCCAGGGGATTTTTCCGCTACCCTGTCAAGCATTGAAGGTATCTGGGACAAGTTTGCCCCCGGACAACCCTTTACCTATAATTTCATGGACGATTCCTTCAATACCACTTATGAGGCCGAGCAACGTTTGGGGAAAATATTTGTGGTCTTCACCATCCTGTCCATATTAATTGCTTGTTTGGGCCTCTTTGGGCTAGCCGCTTTCAATGCACAAAAGCGCACCAAAGAAATTGGGGTTCGCAAGGTTCTTGGGGCCACCGTGGGCCAAATCACCTTCAGGTTAACAACGGATTTCCTTAAAATGGTGGGTGTTGCCATTCTTATTTCAATGCCCATTGGTTGGTTTATCATGAACAAATGGCTGGAAGATTTTTCATACCGCATTGAAATCGGCTGGTGGGTATTTGTTTTGGCCGCAGTTTTAGCTGTTGGAGTTGCTGTGTTGACCGTAGGATACCAAAGCATTAAGGCGGCTGTGGTAAATCCCGTGAAGAGCCTTAGAACGGAATAA
- a CDS encoding ABC transporter permease — MFRNNIKIAWRNLKKQPFFTFLNTFGLAMGMAGALLICLYIYDELSYDTMFPDADRIHRVNVDIKFGGEVRNFAVTPAPMAETIKNDFDEVEMVTRFRTRGSMLIRKTDAQTNVKEEEATFVDSSFFGMFGIPLLSGDSETALTRPNTLVLTETAAKKHFGVESAVGQTVVLNNTENYTVAGVIPDFPHNSFLRDYSVFLSMAGFEDAQIVNWGSNNYQTYIKLIPSANVEDIQAPLRAFLGKYMIPGIQQYLPGITEEQLIAAGNYVVYSTIPMTNIHLRSHRGEEISTNNDIQSIYILSFIALFLIVLASVNFMNLSTANSLKRAKEVGVRKAMGSKKGELIRQFMIESGVISFLSLILAIVIAAVSMPFFNNLANKDISIPYFSWGFWSAVLLSTVILALSSGSYPAFFMSKFRPIKVLKGSGKTSVGGGRIRNMLVIFQFIISVFLIVSTIVVYQQLNYIQNKDLGYSKDQVLIIDDVYTAGNRVETFKEEVKQLAFVENASLSSFFPTPSDRGDSTFAPEDGATQQENAVSMQRWGVDHDYLPTMDFELLAGRNFDSQFGTDSSAIIVNESALAIMGLSPKEAIGKQFTPDMGEESPEFFTIVGVVKNFHFDSLRENIDALSLHLEDGARSMAVKIEAENFSNAVSSIERIWNEIVPGEPFNYYFMEDSFNDTYQTEQRLGRIFIIFTILSILIACLGLFGLALFNAEKRTKEIGVRKVLGANVAQITYTLTLDFLKLVSVAILVSLPLGWYAMERWLEDFSYHIEIDWSVFVLASLLAIVISILSVGYQSVRAAVANPIKSLRTE, encoded by the coding sequence ATGTTCAGAAACAACATTAAAATAGCTTGGAGAAATCTTAAAAAACAGCCCTTTTTTACCTTCCTCAACACTTTTGGTTTAGCCATGGGTATGGCTGGGGCACTCTTAATCTGCCTATACATTTATGACGAATTGAGCTATGATACAATGTTTCCCGATGCCGACCGTATTCACCGAGTCAATGTTGATATAAAATTTGGTGGTGAAGTTCGGAATTTTGCTGTTACACCAGCTCCAATGGCAGAAACCATAAAAAATGACTTTGATGAAGTGGAGATGGTCACGCGGTTCCGGACTCGGGGCAGCATGCTCATCCGAAAAACTGATGCACAAACCAATGTAAAAGAGGAAGAGGCCACTTTTGTGGATTCCTCTTTCTTTGGTATGTTTGGAATACCTCTACTTTCCGGAGATTCAGAAACAGCCCTAACACGACCTAACACCTTAGTATTGACAGAAACTGCAGCGAAAAAACACTTTGGTGTTGAAAGTGCTGTAGGGCAAACGGTTGTTTTAAATAATACAGAGAACTATACCGTTGCGGGTGTAATTCCCGATTTTCCCCATAATTCCTTTTTAAGGGACTATTCTGTATTTCTCTCCATGGCGGGTTTTGAAGATGCCCAAATAGTCAATTGGGGCAGCAACAACTATCAAACCTACATTAAACTCATTCCGTCTGCAAATGTAGAAGACATACAGGCCCCATTGCGTGCCTTTTTGGGAAAATATATGATTCCTGGGATACAACAGTACCTGCCAGGTATTACCGAAGAACAATTGATTGCCGCAGGCAATTATGTTGTTTATAGTACCATTCCTATGACAAACATTCATTTACGCTCACACAGGGGGGAGGAAATAAGTACCAACAATGATATCCAAAGCATTTATATTCTTTCCTTCATTGCCCTATTTCTCATTGTATTGGCAAGTGTCAACTTTATGAATCTTTCCACGGCAAATTCCTTAAAAAGGGCAAAAGAAGTAGGGGTGCGAAAAGCCATGGGATCCAAAAAGGGAGAGCTCATTCGGCAGTTCATGATAGAGTCTGGAGTAATTTCCTTTCTATCACTCATCTTGGCCATCGTTATTGCCGCTGTCTCCATGCCATTCTTCAATAATTTGGCCAACAAGGACATTTCCATTCCGTATTTCAGTTGGGGCTTTTGGTCGGCTGTGCTGCTTTCCACAGTTATATTGGCCTTGTCTTCTGGAAGCTATCCTGCCTTCTTCATGTCTAAGTTCAGGCCTATAAAAGTCCTTAAGGGTTCTGGGAAGACCAGTGTAGGTGGAGGTAGAATTCGAAACATGTTGGTAATCTTTCAATTTATCATTTCCGTGTTTCTCATTGTAAGCACCATAGTGGTCTACCAGCAGCTCAACTATATACAGAACAAGGACTTGGGGTATTCCAAAGACCAGGTTCTTATCATAGATGATGTGTACACGGCGGGCAACAGGGTAGAAACCTTTAAGGAAGAAGTAAAACAACTGGCCTTTGTTGAAAATGCCAGTCTAAGCAGTTTTTTTCCCACTCCATCCGACCGTGGAGATAGCACCTTTGCCCCCGAAGATGGTGCTACCCAACAGGAAAACGCGGTGAGCATGCAACGTTGGGGCGTAGACCACGATTATTTGCCCACTATGGATTTTGAGCTATTGGCAGGACGAAATTTTGATTCTCAATTTGGCACAGATTCCTCTGCCATAATTGTCAATGAGTCAGCCCTTGCCATTATGGGACTATCCCCAAAAGAAGCCATCGGCAAACAGTTTACCCCTGACATGGGCGAAGAAAGCCCAGAGTTCTTTACCATTGTTGGGGTGGTCAAAAATTTCCATTTTGACTCGCTACGTGAGAATATAGACGCCCTTAGTCTTCATTTGGAAGATGGAGCTCGGTCTATGGCTGTTAAGATAGAGGCCGAGAATTTTTCAAATGCCGTCTCCAGCATAGAACGAATCTGGAACGAGATTGTTCCCGGAGAACCCTTCAACTATTACTTTATGGAAGATTCGTTCAACGACACCTACCAGACAGAACAGCGTCTGGGCCGTATTTTCATTATTTTCACCATCCTTTCCATATTGATTGCCTGTCTTGGTCTATTTGGACTTGCCCTTTTTAATGCTGAAAAGAGAACCAAGGAAATTGGTGTCAGAAAAGTACTGGGGGCCAATGTTGCTCAAATCACATATACACTTACTTTGGATTTTCTAAAGCTTGTTAGTGTTGCCATATTGGTGTCATTGCCTTTGGGATGGTACGCCATGGAACGGTGGTTGGAAGATTTTTCATACCACATTGAAATTGATTGGAGTGTCTTTGTGCTGGCGTCACTTTTGGCCATTGTCATCTCTATACTATCCGTGGGCTACCAAAGTGTAAGGGCCGCGGTTGCCAACCCCATTAAAAGCCTTCGAACCGAATAA
- a CDS encoding ABC transporter ATP-binding protein has protein sequence MIQIQNLKKSFRTEEVETLALNGVNLKVAEGEFVAIMGPSGCGKSTLLNIIGMLDNPTEGGYQFAGHKVEGLKESQRTQLRKGNLGFVFQSFNLIDELTVYENVELPLIYLKMSKSERREKVNAVLERMKMAHREKHFPQQLSGGQQQRVAIARAVVTNPKLILADEPTGNLDSKNGIEVMNLLTELNQEGTTIVMVTHSDHDSHYAHRVINLFDGQIVTESQNKPMGAMI, from the coding sequence ATGATACAAATACAAAACCTAAAGAAAAGCTTCCGAACCGAAGAAGTGGAAACCCTTGCCCTCAACGGCGTAAACCTTAAAGTGGCCGAGGGAGAGTTTGTCGCCATCATGGGGCCATCCGGATGTGGAAAGTCCACTTTGCTCAATATTATTGGAATGTTGGACAATCCCACCGAAGGGGGTTATCAGTTTGCCGGTCACAAGGTTGAAGGTTTAAAAGAAAGTCAGCGCACCCAATTGCGAAAAGGCAATTTGGGTTTTGTCTTCCAAAGTTTCAACCTTATTGACGAGCTTACGGTTTATGAAAATGTGGAGCTTCCCTTAATCTATTTAAAAATGAGCAAGTCGGAACGCCGGGAAAAGGTGAATGCAGTTCTTGAGCGTATGAAGATGGCGCACAGGGAAAAGCATTTTCCCCAACAACTTTCAGGAGGGCAGCAACAGCGTGTGGCCATTGCGCGAGCTGTTGTCACCAACCCAAAGTTGATTTTGGCGGATGAGCCTACGGGGAATTTGGATTCCAAAAACGGGATTGAGGTCATGAACTTGTTGACAGAGCTCAACCAAGAGGGGACAACCATTGTTATGGTGACGCACTCCGATCACGATTCGCATTATGCCCATAGGGTCATCAACCTTTTTGATGGGCAAATTGTGACCGAAAGCCAAAACAAACCCATGGGAGCCATGATTTAG
- a CDS encoding TolC family protein — protein sequence MNLKTYITISLFFISVLAFSQETWTLDECVAYAIEHNLQVKNTAYNKDSSKESYRQSVRDLLPSVNGYTDYRIRYGRSADPNTNDYVNTEFFSNNYSLNANLDLFRGFQKLNSIKASKFIYKATQEDILQEKFLLAFRVMSAYYDIKFYEGLVANSLEQQEISQANYDLVNKQVELGIMAGADLYEAESNLLGDKLLVTQNQNLLANAKLILLQEMNLTGVDDIVLQESLQALPEETTESVSVDSLYETARGFVPLVKSQEYRVSAAKKQMQATRGGLFPSLSLVAGYGTSYFETNTDDDGNIIPFRTQFKDNTSKFVGAELSIPISNGWANHSRVKQQKIAYLQAKNNLEIQEQELFQLIQQLVQTHNSLLVELDQSNKRVQAQELAFTIAQKRYEKGLINALDLFQAKNLYGVAQNENLQVGLRLRVNKSTIDFYSGLPIFNIN from the coding sequence ATGAACCTAAAAACATACATTACAATTTCGTTGTTCTTTATCTCGGTCCTTGCATTTTCGCAGGAAACTTGGACGTTGGATGAGTGTGTGGCCTATGCCATAGAACACAACCTTCAGGTAAAGAATACGGCATACAACAAGGATTCCAGTAAGGAGAGTTATCGACAGTCCGTTCGCGACCTTTTGCCTTCGGTAAATGGGTATACGGATTACCGGATTAGATATGGTAGGTCCGCGGATCCCAACACCAACGATTATGTAAACACGGAATTCTTCAGTAACAATTACTCGTTGAATGCCAATTTGGATTTGTTCAGGGGCTTCCAAAAATTGAATTCCATAAAAGCCTCCAAGTTTATCTACAAAGCCACCCAAGAGGACATCCTTCAGGAAAAATTTCTGTTGGCCTTTCGGGTGATGAGTGCTTATTACGATATCAAATTCTATGAAGGGCTTGTTGCCAATTCCTTGGAACAACAGGAAATCTCACAAGCCAATTACGATTTGGTGAACAAACAAGTGGAACTGGGCATTATGGCCGGAGCGGATTTATACGAAGCAGAATCCAATCTGTTGGGCGATAAACTTTTGGTAACCCAAAACCAGAACTTGCTCGCCAATGCCAAGCTTATCCTTCTCCAAGAAATGAATCTAACCGGAGTGGATGACATTGTGCTGCAAGAAAGCTTGCAAGCGCTTCCCGAAGAGACAACCGAAAGTGTTTCAGTAGATTCACTTTATGAGACCGCTCGGGGATTTGTGCCACTGGTGAAATCGCAAGAATATCGCGTCAGTGCCGCCAAAAAACAAATGCAGGCCACCCGGGGTGGGCTATTTCCTTCGCTGTCTTTGGTTGCTGGGTATGGTACCAGTTACTTTGAGACCAATACCGATGATGATGGTAACATTATTCCATTTCGAACACAGTTTAAGGACAACACCTCAAAGTTTGTTGGGGCCGAATTGAGCATTCCCATAAGTAATGGATGGGCCAACCACTCAAGGGTAAAGCAACAAAAAATTGCCTACCTCCAAGCTAAGAACAATCTGGAAATCCAAGAGCAGGAATTATTTCAACTTATACAACAACTCGTGCAAACCCATAATTCATTGCTTGTAGAGTTGGATCAGAGCAACAAAAGGGTACAGGCCCAAGAATTGGCCTTTACCATCGCCCAAAAACGTTACGAAAAAGGGCTCATTAATGCCTTGGACCTTTTTCAGGCCAAGAATTTATATGGCGTAGCACAAAACGAGAATTTACAAGTAGGCCTGCGGTTGCGGGTGAACAAGAGTACCATAGATTTTTACAGCGGCCTGCCCATTTTTAATATCAACTAA
- a CDS encoding efflux RND transporter periplasmic adaptor subunit: MDIQLEKKKGLKPKHYGYIALGALLLFLGWKLLFGSSISTYRTEKERLSIAEVSAGKFDDYITINGNVAPIATIYMDAYEGGRVSEKLIEEGSMVKKGDIILKLENMALYEQILASESNLALKQNDLRSTKLTFDSRQVEGRRNLATAEYDLQRLKRNFEQNQELYEDELISKETYLLSKENYELAKKQYEIVKLQTEQDDELRKTSLTGLDADLDRMQKTLSMVYERLDHLNVRAPADGQLGFLDAEIGQSISQGERIGQINVLTDFKIEAEIDEHYIDRVKRDLSAILERNEKEYTLRLRKVYPEVRNGRFKVDLVFTDEKPETIRAGQSYSIRLQLGESSDALLLPKGGFFQSTGGQWVFVVDPNGNEALKRNVRLGKQNSRYYEVLEGLQPGEQVITSNYDSFGAAERIVLK, from the coding sequence ATGGATATACAATTAGAGAAAAAGAAAGGACTTAAACCAAAACATTACGGTTACATCGCATTGGGAGCATTGCTTTTATTCTTGGGATGGAAGCTCCTTTTTGGTAGTTCAATATCCACTTATAGAACAGAAAAAGAGCGGCTTTCCATTGCAGAGGTAAGTGCTGGTAAGTTTGATGACTACATCACCATAAACGGAAATGTGGCGCCCATTGCCACCATTTATATGGATGCCTACGAAGGGGGACGGGTTTCTGAAAAATTGATTGAGGAAGGCTCCATGGTAAAGAAGGGTGATATCATCCTGAAGCTTGAAAACATGGCGCTCTACGAGCAGATTCTGGCCAGTGAAAGTAATTTGGCATTGAAGCAGAACGACCTTCGGTCCACAAAGCTCACCTTTGATTCCAGACAGGTTGAAGGCAGAAGAAACTTGGCCACTGCCGAATATGATTTACAGCGATTAAAACGAAACTTCGAGCAGAACCAAGAATTGTATGAAGACGAATTGATTTCCAAAGAAACCTATCTTCTTTCTAAGGAAAACTATGAACTGGCCAAGAAACAATATGAAATTGTAAAGCTACAGACCGAGCAGGATGATGAATTGCGAAAGACCTCATTGACCGGATTGGATGCTGATTTGGACCGTATGCAAAAAACACTTTCAATGGTTTATGAACGATTGGACCACTTGAACGTAAGAGCGCCTGCGGATGGACAATTGGGGTTTTTGGATGCTGAAATAGGCCAGAGCATTTCACAGGGAGAGCGTATTGGGCAAATTAATGTGCTCACCGATTTTAAAATCGAGGCCGAAATAGATGAACACTATATTGATCGTGTCAAACGTGACCTTTCAGCTATCTTGGAACGCAATGAAAAAGAGTACACCCTTCGATTGCGCAAAGTATATCCCGAAGTGAGGAATGGCCGCTTTAAGGTCGACCTTGTTTTTACAGATGAAAAGCCCGAGACCATTCGAGCTGGACAGAGCTATAGCATCCGGTTACAGTTGGGCGAATCCAGTGATGCCCTGCTCTTGCCCAAAGGCGGTTTCTTTCAAAGTACCGGTGGGCAATGGGTCTTTGTGGTCGACCCCAATGGGAATGAGGCCCTAAAACGGAACGTTAGGTTGGGCAAACAGAACTCAAGATATTATGAGGTCCTTGAAGGGCTTCAACCGGGTGAACAAGTGATTACCAGCAACTATGACAGCTTTGGCGCTGCCGAACGAATTGTGTTAAAATAG